Below is a genomic region from Nilaparvata lugens isolate BPH chromosome 3, ASM1435652v1, whole genome shotgun sequence.
tgGTCATGCATGCACTTGCTGGTGGCGTTCAGTGTGAACAGAGTTATGAGCACATCATAACGTGTTTCTATGGCTCTTCCCAGATTTTGTTCCTTTTAAATCATGCACATACCTGCATCCAATATGATCATACCCTAATTCAAGCACGATGCACACTGGGATAATACTAGCTTCCATTAAGCTaggtttacactatgtagcagagctatatagcagagatatatagcagagctacatgtagcagAGCTGTATAGCAGATACATGAAGCGaagctatatagctctgctacaagttcaAAAAGTGACACTGGAGATCTGCTATGATATAGCCCTGCTATATAGCAGTTttaagcctattttctcagctatatagcagaaaatCAGCTATCCAAAATTTTCGGTGAACATCAAAGAGAATCGGAACTATGTGCAGCTCtgcttgtttgtttgtttttaaattaaagcttcccagagactctaatcagagtataggaattgtcaaaaatttataatacatacagtattacaaaaaagaagaaaaaaatcacacaaaggaaCCCTCTCTACACACAAACTCTTCTGTTATATAGAATACTCCAAGCATCAAAAAACGTTTTAACTCCTTCTCAAAAACATCGacatcttcacaatttttcaagtgagtagGAAGCTTTCTAATGAATTTAAGGCACATATATGTtggttttttctcaaaaagagctGTTCTGTGATTCAGTGAAGCATATAGTCTCCtctatttctagtattgtatCCATGCAAATCAGCATTTCTAGTAATTGTCTTTCTTTAACATGCATAATCACCTCATATATATACCACTGTATAGTTTCCTAGCCTGAAGTGAGGGTCTTATCCAATTTTCTTCTGTGCTGAGAATATCACAGTAGCTGCGGCGAAAGCAGTGGCTGCTGCAAGAACTACCTTCTTCTTTGGCATCAGGCTGGGAACTGAGCAGTGAATACTGGTTAATCCcaagctatatgtagctctgctaaaAGTAATGGCATCAAAGTTAATTATAgtagagctacatatagctctgctacataaaaTTAGCGTTAAATGTACTTATTGCTACATccagcagagctatatgtagctgacagTGCTCtgtcaatttatcaattgaatcaactagaacaggtgaaatcagatacttgtggatgagaaaactgcgtgaggttgacagagctctgtcagctacatatagctctgctagatgtagctctgctataagtaCATTTAACGATAATTTTATGTAGCTCTGCTAGgtgtagctctgctataatcAACTTTGATGCCAttacttgtagcagagctacatatagcttgGGATTAACCAGTATTCACTGCTCAGTTCCCAGCCAGATGCCGAAGAAGAAGGTAGTTCTTGCAGCAGCCGCagctactgtgatattttcagcacagagaagagaaagaagatattggataattttgtctCCATTCCAGTCAAATCACTCTCCATCAttgcacaataatatataaatcaaaaagaAATGCAATGCGCAGTAACCTATtagcactctgacaacaaatgagtacagtattatatctggTGTAAACCGAGCAGACACTAAACAGCTGCAAACAGCTGTggcagccttccttcaaggacagagcagctacatctagctctgctttaaacaaaaatctggtgtggcgcactcacacaactttccttgccgttatgaaaattgatcaactgacgctagtgttcccgcacatactagtttactattcaaagatctgaaccagctggtgacaggacaataacgctggatacacacgagatctgctatctcttcatagtgaatgattcaatagaatcaacagttgccaacagtttgcaattgaataatcacattttctcaaatttcaagcttattttcaattttaggtggaaatgttactggacattaataattgaagaaattttcatgctcaatctattccactcgaaatttttcgtttaaattatatctgagacctgataatcgGAAAtctaaatcaaactttgcatagatggggcggagctcctgaaatttttacagatatgggactagtggcagttgatatagcttatcaatgactattttaggtatgaatttgatcaaaatcgttggagccattttcgagaaaatcgcgaaaaaccctgtttttgacaacattttcgccattctagccgccatcttgaattgtatttgattgaaattattcgtgtcggatccttatattgtgaggaccttaagttccaaatttcaagtcattccattaattgggagatgagatatcgtgtacacagacgcacatacactcatacaccacacacacacacacacacacacacacacaccacacacacacacacacacaccacacacacacacacacacaccacacacacacacacacacatacagaccaataccaaaaaccacttttttggactcaggggaccttgaaacgtatagaaatttagaaattggggtaccttaattttttaggaaagcaatacttccttacctatggtaatagggcaaggaaagtaaaaattgacatgTAGCAGAGCTGCATATAGTTCAGATTCTCTTTGATGTTCACAGAAAACCttggatagctcattttctgctatatagctgagaaaataggcttaggtacctcaatttttttttggaaagcaatactttccttacctatggtaatagggcaaggaaagtaaaaatttatccagttgaatcagcgaaaaaatacgatataattattactcatctaccggatatatgcaatacctactattacttagtaatagtaggtactgATATATGTCAACCGTATACAATTCAGACTCAATGAACCATatcacaataattcatattgaagtgacacataacctctagctactttggactgttgtaaaaattagaattggaaccgtttggacgtaagttagcctgtagtacttttctgtaagttgtatagttctgaatgattgaataaataaataaataaacatatcaaGAACTGAGCTTGTGagtacaaaaataggaaaacggacgacataagacggatgcgtgtggacgcaattttacatcagtcttttgcttgaaccaaacgatccgtcttttgcttgagcagAAGACTGATGGTAAACGTGAGCGTCTGGACCCGgcttaatattaactgttcattctcgtttaaaataatcaattatattttattaagcaagattttatatttttcaataatttcataatgaattttcataattaagattaaataattattattaaatctatattgttaaaagacgatctggaaaaagagcaaagcgagaaagagataacgctatccgctttgttgaatgattgacaaggatagaaataccattgctaatcaaacactcccattaaaacgtggacctcattatagtgtGATCCTAGTGTCAACCTATAGTGAGGAGGTTGTGAAATTTTCTGTCGATCTCTTcaatttttgaccgagcgaagtgaggtctaagattcaagtcgacggtttggcatttctcttaatgtttaaatttgaatgtttaaatgtctatatgttgcgcatttacggcgaaacgcggtaatagattttcatgaaatttgacaggtatgttccttttttaattgcgcgtcgacgtatatacaaggtttttggaaattttgcatttcaaggataatataaaaggaaaaaggagcctcctccatacgccaatattagattaaaaatcagactatagaattattcatcataaatcagctgacaagtgattacacagatgtgtggagaagccagtctattgctgtatttccataaggtctatagtttcaatcaggtacttgtggatgagaatactgcgtgaggtctactgttcacagaactaccagttaagatgaaatattttttaaattattattaaatctatattgttaaaagacgatctggaaacagagtaaagcgagaaagagatagcgctatccgctttgttgaatgattgacaaggattgatgagttgttccactcatacaataccagatatagacaaaacctcagatGACATTCATCAAactggtatgtatgagaggggggtaaagagtgcaggaattcggctttataattcattgccaacacgAGTAAAGGCTCTTACAGGTGAAGagttcagaattaaggtgagggaggagtggttgcaggtttgtccttattccagtgaggaattctttttgcattatggaatgcaaagattgacgacttagcttataattgacaaatccttataccccttccataggtggtcagtgggatgaaaaaaaatgaaatgaaaaaaatgaagaggatagaaataccattgcaatcaaacactgccattataacatggaccccACTATTGTGTGATCCTAGTGACAACCTATACTGAGGAGGTTGTGAAATTTTCTGTCgatctcttcaattttatcaacTAGATTTAATTACTCTTCCGTTTGCTTCGCTTTTAGGACAACGCGCTCAACCTGACGATGAAGGTGCTACTATCGATCAAGGCGTCGCAGATCGAGGAGGCAGTGTCGAGAGTCGACAAAGACCTGATCGACGTGCTCATGAAGTACATCTACAGAGGCTTCGAGATGCCATCAGAAAAGAGCAGCGGCCATCTGCTTATGTGGCATGAGAAGGTGTTCGCGGTCGGTGGAATGGGCAGCATTGTCAGAGTGCTCACGGACAGTAAACGAATCTGAGTAAGTCTGGGAAAATCTTAATCATTAGGAGAAAAGTCATTGTTCTGAAGTTTGAGTGTAGAAAATTCGATCCGTTGTGTCTTTTTCTAGCTGCTCATATTgattcccagaagaaaactcCTCCTTGTTCTGGCAAAGAACGAGGATATTGATTTTGTCTTTCCACAGTTgttcataatattgatttttgaaagaaaCTTACGTAAATTACGAGTATAATGCGATTTCGTCacattgatttttaaaaaactaCGTTATTCCGTCATGTATTTAAGATCTAATTCCAATGTAATACGAAGGAAATTTGGAAGCATGTTAACTGATATTTTGATATCAGTTCAACTGATATCCTGATATTAGTTCATCTGAGCTAATTGAATAAGACAATACCCACAATATATGACATAAGTTGAATTctatcattttcattcatttatttttcagtcAGTTTTTGGTattatttccattttattttttattattcttccagTTAAAGCTTGACccttaattttcaaattcaaattcaatctcaatttattcaaaaacgttatacattacatagtatctaaaaacaaagtaaacgcattatattagattgtaacattaatatggaaaacaagtaaaaagtaaatgaataactcCATGCTTGGACGATAAGTCCGTGTGCATGGAGGAGTCTTCTGACAAtcgataataaaaataataacaatactcTATTGACACTAGATACTATATAAAATCTAGTTACTAAGaaaattactataaaataagaaattgaaaattataagcaaaaatatagttaaaatagtttaacaagTGACTTGaactaaaaaaaaagaattaaattaatttaatttgcgGCATTTAAGGTATCATgcaatcaaaatataaataaaaagtacAGTATCTGTGGTTGAAGGGGAAACTGAACAAATGTAATAGGTAAGGACGGACTATTAGGACGGGCTATTACAGCTAGACATAAGGAGACCGCAACAGAGCCTCTGCAGCCGCCGGGCCAATACTGACAAGCCACCTGCTCACTCCACGCTTATAGATGGCGATGCTTCACCCCTCACCAATTCATAGAATTTCTGGAGGAGCATTACGATAAAGCCATTGGGCCAAATGGAAACAGTTTGATAATTGCATTGAGTTTCCGAGACGAGGGATTTGGATGTTAATATTTAATCTATTTCTGGTAGGATAATTATGCTGAATTTCTGTAAATAgggaattgtttttttttataaaaattaaaaggtTTTAATGAAGAGCTGTTTAATATTCAAAACTGGAAATTCGAGGAACAACTtgatattgtccaaatttcaagtgtgccaaaacagctgatcaaataacttttttataattttactttccttgccctattaccataggtaaggaaagtattgctttccgaaaaaaataaggtaggcCTACCcaattctatatttctatacgtttcaaggtcccctgagtccaaaaaagtggtttttgggtattggtctgtatgtgtgtgtgtgtgtgtgtgtaaaggtgcgtacaaactttcgctctgctccgcaaccgaacgtcactccagcagagcgattgatgatcgaccggcgagcaagaggggttcgaccggggaacgcgagaagatctaacatcttccataacgttcatgatgggtgcgtgggcggtgcgactgtggttcgatggtggtacgagggcggtacgagggaggagcgtgctcggtgctggttggaagcgcgaatatgtgtacgcagcttatgagtgtatgtgcgtctgtgtacacgatatctcatctccaaattaacggaatgacttgaaatttggaacttgaggtccttacactataaggatccgacacgaacaatttcgatcaaatgcaattcaagatgacggctaaaatggcgaaaatgttgtcaaaaacagggtttttcgcgattttctcgaaaacagctccaacgattttgatcaaattcatacctaaaatagtcatgataagctctatcaactgccacaagtcccatatctgtaaaaatttcaggagctccgccccatctatgcaaagtttgattttagattcccaattattatcaggattcagatacaattcaaacaaaaaaaaatcaagtggaaaagattcagcatgaaaatctacaatttatttccagtaacatttacacctaaaattgaaaataagctcgaagttcgagaaaatgtgattattcaattgcaaactgttggcaactgttgattcgaTTAAATctttcactatggagagatagcagactttgtgtgtctgcagcgttattgtcctgtcaccagctggtttggatctttgaataacagacttgaaatgcgcgtgaacactagcgtcaggtgataaattttcataacggcaaggaaagttgtgtgagtgcgccacaccagattttagtgtttattattaaagaattaaacatttctaataatatcaacttattgccatttaaaagtataaaaaagtataagttCAACCTGTCCCATTAAAAcgtaattgaacataatattttaggttatgtagacaaattgaaatctacccaatctgagattctttccctgtcgtggtcgacgacggcatttacgctcaaacgaaaacccagcttcaaggtagacgcacacagatcgtcatcggacggacggcacgcatcggacggatcggattatTATTGCATTGTTtttatgcattgttttcaatttgagtgcgcatacctatccgtaTCCGTATGGGTATGCgcaatccaattgaaaacaatgcatcaaatctaatcgtccgatgcgtgccgtccgtccgatgacgataaGTGTGCCCCTACCTTTAGAGTGTAAGAACGaaacagtatgagagactaccaacgtcacatagcttcacggaaaacaactactaggactatcggcctgagttaacattgaaatttggaacataaacgccctataccatgggatatcctctTGGGCTATCGTCTCTCTTGAACATATTCACAAGCAATCGAATTTCTTCTATTGTGAGGAGGCTAACGGACAGTAAACGAATCAAGTAATCATCCATATTATATCAATGCATTCTATCTATGAGTTTTTTTTcttcatagagaaacaatagcttaagtagatatcccatgtatagggaatttatgtcgcaacttttgctgttatctcaagccgattactgtcgattattgtcagtttttactgttttgttggggtgagagtgtatgaacatcacaatttgagagactaccagcgtcacacagctgcatggggaaaaactacgtgaactatcgcttgagataacagtaaaagttgcgacataaacgtcctataccatgggatatctactaatgctattgtttctctatggtatcttATTCACAAGAAATCAAATTATCTTCTATTATCAGGGTGCTAACGTATCTAAGTATCTTCCCTAGATCAATCATACTATATCAATGTATCTTatctatatgtttatattgttgtattaataaattagtTCAATCTCAAGATGTAGTAAATTTTTCcagtatcatatttatttatttatctattttttatccattatttatttcattgacaattacaaatcatgattatatatataatatgattgggtgaagacaacaggcatagcccaaaactgtcttctcccaaatttttacaaataaagtttcaaaaaataatgaggttaagatttcacttttcacttcaaaaagtatTCACAAGCAATCAAATTTCCTCCCACTGCAtaagattcaattca
It encodes:
- the LOC111058330 gene encoding actin-related protein 2/3 complex subunit 5-C, with product MVGRNIDALNIVLRSAPLGSKTQQVKDNALNLTMKVLLSIKASQIEEAVSRVDKDLIDVLMKYIYRGFEMPSEKSSGHLLMWHEKVFAVGGMGSIVRVLTDSKRI